A genomic region of Actinopolymorpha sp. NPDC004070 contains the following coding sequences:
- a CDS encoding LCP family protein, with protein MSELVRDDHGTSSRPPVTDRRRRRPMSFTSALLLTVAGALVPGLGLLAAGRRRLGAAVLAVAVALLAVFAWIGLTQRRSVLHWLVQADTLRVIGIVLPVIGLAWMVVIVLTYRSLRPWSVSALQRILGSALVTLLVLAVLTPLAVGGRYAQVQRGVVQDVFAGTESRSATRPKNVTAADPWAGQDRVNVLLLGGDGGKDRAGIRPDSIQVASIDTHTGNTVLFSLPRNLEKVPFPPGSSLAKAYKGGVYAGPGDQLEWMINSIYRNVPAQHPGLLDSDNPGADATKLAVGEALGLKLDYYVLINLQGFAQLVNALGGITVNINERVAIGGATDEGIKPSGYLHPGPNQHLDGYHALWFARGRYGADDYQRMLRQRCAMKAIIDQANPGTVLTRYEAIAKTSKHIVLTDIPSSLLPAFVDLSMKVKGGDVKSIAFTNKIIKPWNPDYKLIHKRVRTALAASEKAPPTKKPATNRTAKPTPTPTPSGSATPDPNAPADSLADACAYRPVQ; from the coding sequence ATGTCTGAGCTGGTGAGGGACGACCACGGCACGTCGTCGAGGCCGCCGGTGACCGACCGGCGACGTCGTCGGCCGATGTCGTTCACCAGCGCCCTCCTGCTCACGGTCGCCGGCGCGCTCGTGCCAGGACTCGGCCTTCTCGCCGCCGGCCGCCGCCGCCTCGGAGCAGCGGTGCTGGCTGTCGCCGTGGCCCTCCTCGCGGTCTTCGCCTGGATTGGCCTCACCCAGCGTCGGTCGGTCCTGCACTGGCTGGTCCAGGCGGACACCCTCCGGGTGATCGGGATCGTCCTGCCGGTGATCGGCCTGGCCTGGATGGTGGTGATCGTCCTCACCTACCGTTCGCTGCGGCCCTGGAGCGTCAGCGCGCTGCAGCGCATCCTCGGCTCGGCCCTCGTCACCCTCCTGGTGCTGGCCGTGCTCACCCCACTCGCCGTGGGCGGTCGCTACGCGCAGGTGCAGCGCGGCGTGGTCCAGGACGTCTTCGCCGGTACGGAGAGCCGGAGCGCCACCCGGCCCAAGAACGTCACGGCCGCCGACCCGTGGGCCGGACAGGACCGCGTCAACGTCCTGCTGCTCGGCGGCGACGGCGGCAAGGACCGCGCCGGCATCCGCCCCGACAGCATCCAGGTCGCGAGCATCGACACCCACACCGGCAACACCGTGCTGTTCAGCCTGCCGCGCAACCTGGAGAAGGTGCCGTTCCCGCCGGGCTCGTCGCTGGCCAAGGCGTACAAGGGCGGCGTCTACGCCGGGCCGGGCGACCAGCTGGAGTGGATGATCAACTCGATCTACCGCAACGTCCCCGCCCAGCACCCGGGCCTGCTCGACAGCGACAACCCCGGCGCCGACGCCACCAAGCTGGCCGTCGGCGAGGCACTCGGGCTGAAGCTGGACTACTACGTCCTGATCAACCTGCAGGGCTTCGCGCAGCTGGTCAACGCGCTCGGCGGGATCACCGTCAACATCAACGAGCGGGTGGCCATCGGCGGCGCCACCGACGAGGGCATCAAGCCGTCGGGCTACCTCCACCCGGGCCCCAACCAGCACCTGGACGGCTACCACGCGCTGTGGTTCGCCCGCGGCCGCTACGGCGCGGACGACTACCAGCGGATGCTGCGCCAGCGGTGCGCGATGAAGGCGATCATCGACCAGGCCAACCCGGGCACGGTCCTCACGAGGTACGAAGCGATCGCGAAGACGTCGAAGCACATCGTGCTCACCGACATCCCGAGCTCGCTGCTCCCGGCGTTCGTCGACCTGTCGATGAAGGTGAAGGGCGGCGACGTCAAGAGCATCGCCTTCACCAACAAGATCATCAAGCCGTGGAACCCCGACTACAAGCTGATCCACAAGCGGGTGAGGACCGCGCTCGCGGCCAGCGAGAAGGCACCGCCGACCAAGAAGCCGGCGACCAACCGGACGGCGAAGCCCACCCCGACGCCCACACCCTCCGGCAGTGCGACCCCGGACCCGAACGCGCCGGCCGACTCCCTCGCCGACGCCTGCGCGTACCGCCCGGTTCAGTAG
- a CDS encoding TetR family transcriptional regulator, with protein MSADRPRQSRAERRRQTEERILASARREFAERGYERTTIRGVAGAAGVDPALVMQYFGSKDQLFRQAVHVAAGEELPAEPAEFAELLLSILGVKLSGQPASMPLLRSAFTHPEATEAVRESLARQIAQGAAAIPADDPELRSALLVAVLLGVTTGRHLLELDHLRDASPEQITELLRPAFQALIGGPADSGTGPDA; from the coding sequence ATGAGCGCCGACCGTCCACGGCAGAGCCGGGCCGAGCGCCGCCGGCAGACCGAGGAGCGGATCCTGGCCTCGGCGCGGCGGGAGTTCGCCGAGCGCGGCTACGAACGCACCACCATCCGGGGCGTCGCCGGTGCGGCCGGGGTCGACCCCGCGCTGGTGATGCAGTACTTCGGTTCGAAGGACCAGCTGTTCCGGCAGGCCGTGCACGTAGCGGCAGGTGAGGAGCTACCCGCCGAGCCGGCCGAGTTCGCCGAGCTGCTGCTGTCGATCCTGGGCGTCAAGCTGAGCGGGCAGCCCGCCAGCATGCCGCTGCTGCGGTCGGCGTTCACCCATCCGGAGGCGACCGAGGCGGTACGGGAGTCGCTGGCCAGGCAGATCGCCCAGGGCGCCGCCGCGATCCCCGCCGACGACCCGGAGCTGCGGTCGGCCCTGCTGGTCGCGGTGCTGCTGGGGGTCACCACCGGACGTCACCTGCTCGAACTCGACCACCTGCGCGACGCCTCGCCCGAACAGATCACCGAACTGCTGCGGCCGGCGTTCCAGGCGCTGATCGGCGGCCCCGCGGACTCCGGAACCGGGCCGGACGCCTGA
- a CDS encoding nuclear transport factor 2 family protein has product MPDLHPDAKPDLTPRHAFERFRRSVLSGTTDDSGDQAEDVVVEWPFNPPGRPRRLQGRSRLEALTRAGRAALPMRIEEVPVVAIHDSLDPEVAIVEYELAGTLTATGERVSGAALVLLRVRGGQVVHVREYQDVVAMAQAFGRFDELLAAAKEHDERGDLRADPGERERLPFLSGDATGHVPDPHAGPRGVFARFQQAVLANSRDAMADLFAPDGVQEFPFRAPGIPARLEGREAVRSWLSRNAGQLIRFEAYRDVTIHDTTDPEVIVVEHAIDCTHLPTGRPLRMSYVYVLRARDGQIVSLRDYVNLLPVLTARLVSP; this is encoded by the coding sequence ATGCCTGATCTGCACCCGGATGCGAAACCGGACCTGACCCCACGCCACGCGTTCGAGCGGTTCCGCCGGTCCGTCCTGTCCGGCACCACCGACGACTCGGGCGACCAGGCCGAGGACGTCGTGGTCGAGTGGCCGTTCAACCCGCCGGGCCGGCCGCGCCGACTCCAGGGCAGATCCCGGCTCGAGGCGCTCACGCGCGCCGGCCGGGCGGCGCTGCCGATGCGCATCGAGGAGGTCCCCGTCGTGGCGATCCACGACAGCCTCGACCCGGAGGTGGCGATCGTCGAGTACGAGCTCGCCGGGACGCTCACCGCCACGGGCGAGCGCGTGTCGGGTGCGGCGCTGGTGCTGCTCCGCGTCCGTGGCGGGCAGGTCGTGCACGTCCGCGAGTACCAGGACGTGGTGGCGATGGCCCAGGCGTTCGGCCGGTTCGACGAACTGCTCGCCGCGGCGAAGGAGCACGACGAGCGGGGCGACCTGCGCGCGGACCCCGGCGAGCGCGAGCGCCTGCCGTTCCTCTCCGGCGACGCCACCGGGCACGTGCCGGACCCGCACGCCGGGCCGCGCGGCGTCTTCGCCCGCTTCCAGCAGGCGGTGCTGGCGAACTCCCGCGACGCGATGGCCGACCTGTTCGCGCCCGACGGCGTGCAGGAGTTTCCGTTCCGGGCGCCGGGGATCCCCGCGCGCCTGGAGGGCCGGGAGGCCGTCCGCTCCTGGCTCTCCCGCAACGCCGGGCAGCTGATCCGGTTCGAGGCGTACCGCGACGTCACCATCCACGACACCACCGACCCTGAGGTGATCGTCGTCGAGCACGCCATCGACTGCACGCACCTGCCGACCGGTCGTCCGCTGCGGATGTCGTACGTCTACGTGCTGCGTGCTCGCGACGGGCAGATCGTCTCGCTGCGCGACTACGTGAACCTGCTGCCGGTGCTCACGGCCCGGCTGGTCAGCCCTTGA
- a CDS encoding carbohydrate ABC transporter permease has translation MATTTQPAVRSTGTPVPIGHRRGPMAMVAKVARWAALLVVTVIFLVPFYLIVRNALSTDADITAPGWTVFPTALQWGNIAELFNDTEVPMARALWNSAVVGVLGTGGQLLLAAMAGYGLARIPNRWADKIFYLIVATLMIPAAVTFIPSFVLVSSLGWVSSLRGLIIPGLFSGFAAFLFRQYFVNFPKELEEAARVDGLGYWRTFWLIVMPNSLPFCAAIAAITFIANWNAFLWPLVIGQDSSSWTVQVALSTFVTAQTINIHELFVAAAVAILPLVLIFVFLQRYLVQGVTETGIKG, from the coding sequence ATGGCGACCACGACCCAACCCGCCGTACGTTCCACCGGAACGCCGGTCCCGATCGGGCACCGGCGCGGCCCGATGGCGATGGTGGCCAAGGTCGCCCGGTGGGCGGCACTGCTGGTCGTCACCGTGATCTTCCTGGTGCCGTTCTACCTCATCGTGCGCAACGCGCTGTCCACCGACGCCGACATCACCGCGCCAGGCTGGACGGTGTTTCCGACCGCGCTGCAGTGGGGGAACATCGCCGAGCTCTTCAACGACACCGAGGTTCCGATGGCGCGTGCGCTGTGGAACTCCGCGGTCGTCGGCGTGCTCGGCACCGGAGGGCAGCTGCTACTGGCGGCGATGGCGGGCTACGGCCTGGCCCGGATCCCCAACCGCTGGGCCGACAAGATCTTCTACCTGATCGTGGCCACGCTGATGATCCCGGCGGCGGTGACGTTCATCCCGAGCTTCGTGCTGGTCTCCTCACTCGGCTGGGTGAGCTCCCTGCGCGGCCTGATCATCCCCGGGCTGTTCAGCGGGTTCGCGGCGTTCCTGTTCCGGCAGTACTTCGTCAACTTCCCCAAGGAGCTGGAGGAGGCGGCGCGGGTCGACGGCCTCGGCTACTGGCGGACGTTCTGGCTGATCGTGATGCCCAACTCGCTGCCGTTCTGCGCCGCGATCGCCGCCATCACCTTCATCGCCAACTGGAACGCCTTCCTGTGGCCGCTGGTGATCGGCCAGGACTCCTCGTCGTGGACCGTGCAGGTGGCGCTGTCGACGTTCGTCACCGCGCAGACCATCAACATCCACGAGTTGTTCGTGGCCGCCGCGGTCGCGATCCTCCCGCTGGTGCTGATCTTCGTGTTCCTGCAGCGTTATCTCGTGCAGGGCGTCACCGAGACCGGCATCAAGGGCTGA
- a CDS encoding sugar ABC transporter permease, which produces MSAVTEPSTADGTTSAGGGRRRGIRGTSLAFWLFVGPFLVGLLVFGYVPILWSLFLSFFDARNTVTPTDFVGLRNYADMLTDPNFLSSMVTFTVFAVFIVPLTFALSLGLALLVNGVRVARAFFRSVFFLPTACSYVVASLIWKLSIFNGVRFGLANTVLSWFGIDNIAWLSTVDPPWYWIPLVTVRLWLQLGFYMILFIAGLQRIPTELYEAAYVDGAKPGWQVFRFITFPQLRATSIAVLLLNLIAAYQAFDEFYNLVGQVNYARPPLVYLYSVSLGSIQDLGRGSAGALILAAIIMILTLVQSRIFGFGKAD; this is translated from the coding sequence ATGAGCGCCGTCACCGAGCCGTCCACCGCGGACGGCACCACGTCGGCGGGTGGGGGGAGGCGCCGCGGCATCCGCGGCACCTCCCTCGCCTTCTGGCTCTTCGTCGGGCCGTTCCTCGTCGGGCTGTTGGTCTTCGGCTACGTGCCGATCCTGTGGAGCCTGTTCCTCAGCTTCTTCGACGCCCGCAACACGGTCACGCCGACCGACTTCGTCGGGCTGCGCAACTACGCGGACATGCTGACGGACCCGAACTTCCTGTCCAGCATGGTGACCTTCACGGTGTTCGCGGTGTTCATCGTGCCGCTGACGTTCGCGTTGTCGCTCGGGCTGGCCCTGCTGGTCAACGGCGTGCGGGTGGCGCGGGCCTTCTTCCGTTCGGTGTTCTTCCTGCCCACCGCGTGTTCGTACGTCGTGGCCTCGCTGATCTGGAAGCTGTCCATCTTCAACGGCGTGCGGTTCGGCCTGGCCAACACCGTCCTGAGCTGGTTCGGCATCGACAACATCGCCTGGCTGAGCACGGTCGACCCGCCGTGGTACTGGATCCCGCTGGTGACCGTGCGGCTGTGGCTGCAGCTCGGCTTCTACATGATCTTGTTCATCGCCGGCCTGCAACGTATCCCGACCGAGCTCTACGAGGCTGCCTACGTCGACGGTGCCAAGCCGGGCTGGCAGGTGTTCCGCTTCATCACGTTCCCGCAGTTGCGGGCCACCTCGATCGCGGTGCTGCTGCTGAACCTCATCGCGGCCTACCAGGCGTTCGACGAGTTCTACAACCTCGTCGGCCAGGTCAACTACGCCCGGCCTCCGCTGGTGTATCTCTACAGCGTCTCGCTGGGCTCCATCCAGGACCTCGGCCGGGGCAGCGCCGGTGCACTCATCCTGGCGGCGATCATCATGATCCTCACGCTGGTGCAGAGCAGGATCTTCGGCTTCGGTAAGGCGGACTGA
- a CDS encoding extracellular solute-binding protein encodes MTPTQPAGAWSRRTFLRRTGGLAALGAFAAACGGNTGRPAGGGGGGGGGNTQLSQWYHQYGETGTKEAALKYARAYKDAAVNVQWTPGDYASKLASGLLSDKGPDIFESQLNIAMVQSKQVVPLDDIISDVKDDFNANDITTNTVDGKLYGIRMIDDPQLIYYRKSLLDKAGLKPPTTIDELITAAKALTNKNMKGLYAGNDGGLAMGGPALHSSGGTYLTQDHKPNFTGERALEAYSKLHELYASKSLLLGAPTEWTDPGAFINELAAMQWLGLWAMPAILKKFGDDVGVMAFPKLDAQGKDAVYSGGWTQFVSAKSKNVEAAKKFVRWLWIDKTDFQEDWSLSYGFHIPPRKSLAAKAKKLQSGAAAEAVKLAADNGFTDNPAWTPKMGTAFGDMLTNIIKKGADPVAEAAKAEKTTNAELNRLFG; translated from the coding sequence ATGACCCCGACACAGCCGGCCGGCGCCTGGAGCCGACGTACCTTCCTGCGCCGTACAGGTGGGCTCGCAGCCCTCGGCGCGTTCGCCGCGGCCTGCGGCGGAAACACCGGACGTCCGGCGGGTGGCGGCGGTGGCGGTGGGGGTGGCAACACGCAGTTGTCACAGTGGTACCACCAGTACGGCGAGACCGGCACGAAGGAAGCAGCGCTGAAGTACGCCAGGGCGTACAAGGACGCAGCTGTCAACGTGCAGTGGACACCAGGGGACTACGCGTCGAAGCTCGCCTCCGGACTGCTCTCCGACAAGGGCCCGGACATCTTCGAGAGCCAGCTCAACATCGCCATGGTGCAGAGCAAGCAGGTCGTACCCCTCGACGACATCATCAGCGACGTCAAGGACGACTTCAACGCCAACGACATCACCACCAACACCGTCGACGGCAAGCTCTACGGCATCCGGATGATCGACGACCCGCAGCTCATCTACTACCGCAAGAGCCTGCTGGACAAGGCCGGACTCAAGCCGCCGACGACGATCGACGAGCTCATCACCGCTGCGAAGGCCCTCACCAACAAGAACATGAAGGGCCTGTACGCCGGCAACGACGGCGGCCTAGCCATGGGCGGGCCCGCGTTGCACTCCTCCGGTGGCACCTACCTCACCCAGGACCACAAGCCCAACTTCACCGGCGAGCGGGCCCTCGAGGCGTACTCCAAACTGCACGAGCTCTACGCCAGCAAGTCGTTGTTGCTCGGCGCGCCCACCGAGTGGACCGACCCGGGTGCGTTCATCAACGAACTCGCCGCGATGCAGTGGCTCGGCCTGTGGGCGATGCCCGCCATCCTGAAGAAGTTCGGCGACGACGTGGGCGTGATGGCGTTCCCGAAGCTGGACGCGCAGGGCAAGGACGCGGTCTACTCCGGCGGCTGGACGCAGTTCGTCTCGGCGAAGAGCAAGAACGTCGAGGCCGCCAAGAAGTTCGTCCGCTGGCTGTGGATCGACAAGACCGACTTCCAGGAGGACTGGTCCCTGAGCTACGGCTTCCACATCCCGCCGCGCAAGAGCCTTGCGGCGAAGGCGAAGAAGCTGCAGTCCGGCGCGGCCGCCGAGGCGGTGAAACTCGCTGCGGACAACGGCTTCACCGACAACCCGGCCTGGACACCGAAGATGGGCACCGCGTTCGGCGACATGCTCACCAACATCATCAAGAAGGGCGCCGACCCGGTCGCGGAGGCCGCGAAGGCGGAGAAGACCACCAATGCAGAGCTCAACCGGCTGTTCGGCTGA
- a CDS encoding cation diffusion facilitator family transporter: protein MAAGHGHGHGHGHAAPRGTATGGHRRRLMLVLAFTASVLMVQVVGAIASGSLALLADAGHMAADSAGIVLALVAVTLAQRAPTSRRTFGWQRAEILAAATNSVILFGLALYILVEAVQRLSEPPEVKSGLMLVVALVGLAANTASLLLLHRAQSDSLNLRGAYLEVLGDLLGSVAVVVAALVITLTGWQRADAVASGLVALMILPRAWGLLREAIDVLLEAVPRGVDIEAVRHHITHVPGVVDVHDLHAWTITSGLPVLSAHVVVDEATMAGGHTGRVLDALCTCLAGHFDVEHSTFQIESATHREHESPVHD, encoded by the coding sequence ATGGCCGCCGGACACGGGCACGGCCACGGGCACGGCCACGCCGCTCCGCGGGGGACCGCGACCGGCGGCCACCGGCGCCGGCTGATGCTCGTCCTGGCGTTCACCGCGTCGGTCCTGATGGTCCAGGTCGTCGGCGCCATCGCCTCGGGCTCGCTGGCGCTGCTCGCCGACGCGGGCCACATGGCGGCCGACTCCGCCGGCATCGTGCTCGCCCTGGTGGCGGTGACGCTGGCCCAGCGCGCGCCGACCAGCCGGCGGACGTTCGGCTGGCAACGCGCGGAGATCCTGGCCGCCGCGACCAACTCGGTGATCCTCTTCGGCCTCGCGCTGTACATCCTGGTGGAGGCGGTGCAGCGACTGTCCGAACCGCCCGAGGTGAAGTCGGGGCTGATGCTGGTGGTCGCGCTGGTCGGCCTGGCCGCCAACACCGCGTCCCTGCTGCTGCTCCACCGGGCGCAGTCGGACTCCCTCAACCTCCGCGGTGCCTACCTCGAGGTCCTCGGAGACCTGCTCGGGTCGGTCGCGGTGGTGGTGGCGGCGCTGGTCATCACGCTGACCGGCTGGCAGCGCGCGGACGCGGTCGCCTCCGGTCTGGTCGCACTGATGATCCTGCCCCGGGCATGGGGGTTGTTGCGGGAGGCGATCGACGTTCTCCTGGAGGCGGTGCCGCGCGGCGTCGACATCGAGGCCGTACGCCACCACATCACGCACGTGCCCGGTGTGGTGGACGTACACGACCTGCATGCCTGGACGATCACCTCCGGCCTGCCCGTCCTGTCCGCGCACGTCGTCGTGGACGAGGCGACGATGGCCGGCGGCCACACCGGACGAGTGCTGGACGCGCTGTGCACCTGCCTGGCCGGGCACTTCGACGTGGAGCACTCGACGTTCCAGATCGAGTCGGCCACCCACCGCGAGCACGAGAGCCCGGTACACGACTGA
- a CDS encoding SDR family oxidoreductase, whose amino-acid sequence MSGPSGAPAGPGGIFDLTGRLALVTGANRGLGLAMARALAAAGADVIGVSSSLATSGSEAEHVVTSLGRSFEGHRVDFADRAAVTEFARGLADRDRPVDILVNNAGTIRRSPALDYADANWDEVLAVDLTSQFALTRELGRPMVRRRAGKVIFTGSVLSFQGGINVAAYTAAKSGLAGLTRALASEWAPYGVNVNAIAPGYFATDNTEALRNDPDRSRAILERIPAGRWGRPDDLAGVVVFLASSASNYVSGAVVPVDGGWLAR is encoded by the coding sequence GTGAGTGGTCCTTCCGGTGCCCCGGCCGGCCCGGGCGGGATCTTCGACCTGACCGGGCGGCTGGCGCTGGTCACCGGCGCCAACCGCGGGCTCGGGCTGGCGATGGCCCGGGCGCTGGCCGCCGCCGGCGCGGACGTGATCGGGGTGAGTTCCAGCCTGGCGACCAGCGGCAGCGAGGCCGAGCACGTGGTCACCTCGCTCGGCCGCTCCTTCGAGGGTCACCGGGTCGACTTCGCCGACCGGGCAGCTGTCACGGAGTTCGCGCGCGGTCTCGCCGACCGGGACCGCCCGGTCGACATCCTGGTCAACAACGCCGGCACGATCCGCCGATCGCCTGCCCTCGACTACGCCGATGCCAACTGGGACGAGGTGCTCGCGGTCGACCTGACCTCGCAGTTCGCCCTCACCCGCGAGCTCGGCCGGCCGATGGTGCGCCGCCGCGCCGGGAAGGTGATCTTCACCGGCTCGGTGCTCAGCTTCCAGGGCGGGATCAACGTCGCCGCGTACACCGCGGCGAAGAGCGGGCTGGCCGGGCTGACCCGGGCGCTGGCCAGCGAGTGGGCCCCGTACGGCGTGAACGTCAACGCGATCGCGCCCGGCTACTTCGCCACCGACAACACCGAGGCGCTACGCAACGACCCGGACCGCAGCCGGGCCATCCTGGAGCGGATCCCCGCCGGGCGCTGGGGGCGCCCGGACGACCTCGCCGGCGTGGTCGTCTTCCTGGCGTCCTCCGCCTCGAACTACGTGTCGGGTGCGGTCGTGCCGGTGGACGGTGGCTGGCTGGCACGCTGA